A region of Pseudorca crassidens isolate mPseCra1 chromosome 8, mPseCra1.hap1, whole genome shotgun sequence DNA encodes the following proteins:
- the LOC137228569 gene encoding zinc finger protein 396-like, with protein MKVEEGGQASNMVSSRHWSSYYSSETYRQRFRQFDYQESSGPWEALSQLCELCCQWLRPEVHSKEQILELLVLEQFLAMLPEELQAWFEENRPESGEEAVVMLEELEKEHDRAAEQVSLGRHEDMLAKKLSTCEITQETPRSQLKPTKKQLQWASKEHHTLRQNDRDTRTINVKSASRRKTSSGKELHHKVSNTLQMNASQSFTFRGTCEQDRKFERRQGNRNRKKQHKCNECGKVFTQSSALNLHQRIHSGEKPYTCDVCAKAFSRSAILIQHRRTHTGEKPFKCRECGKAFSQSSNLFRHRKKHTREKVPSVL; from the coding sequence ATGAAGGTGGAAGAGGGAGGGCAGGCCTCTAATATGGTCTCCAGCCGCCACTGGAGCAGCTACTACAGCTCAGAGACCTACCGCCAGCGATTCAGGCAGTTTGACTACCAAGAGTCATCTGGGCCCTGGGAGGCTCTGAGCCAGCTCTGTGAGCTGTGCTGTCAGTGGCTGAGGCCAGAGGTGCATAGCAAGGAGCAGATCCTGGAGCTGCTGGTGCTGGAGCAGTTCCTGGCCATGTTGCCTGAGGAGCTGCAGGCCTGGTTTGAAGAGAACCGACCAGAGAGTGGAGAGGAAGCCGTGGTGATGCTGGAGGAGCTGGAGAAAGAGCATGACAGGGCGGCTGAACAGGTCTCTCTTGGACGACATGAGGACATGCTTGCAAAGAAGCTATCAACTTGTGAAATCACTCAGGAGACACCACGTAGCCAGCTTAAGCCCACAAAAAAGCAACTGCAGTGGGCATCGAAGGAGCATCACACCTTAAGACAAAATGATAGAGACACCAGAACTATAAATGTGAAATCAGCTTCAAGGCGAAAGACTTCTTCAGGCAAAGAACTGCATCACAAAGTTTCTAACACTCTTCAAATGAATGCTTCCCAGAGTTTCACATTTAGAGGAACCtgtgaacaagatagaaagtttGAAAGAAGACAGGGAAACCGTAATCGAAAAAAACAACACAagtgtaatgaatgtgggaaagtcTTTACTCAGAGCTCAGCCCTTAATCTACATCAGAGGATCCACagtggagagaaaccttataCATGTGACGTGTGTGCAAAGGCTTTCAGCCGAAGTGCAATCCTGATTCAACATCGAAGAACTcacactggggagaaaccctTCAAATGtcgtgaatgtgggaaagcctttagtcAGAGCTCGAATCTTTTCAGACATAGGAAAAAACATACTAGAGAGAAAGTCCCATCAGTGCTGTGA